The following nucleotide sequence is from Brachyspira suanatina.
CCGGTAAAACAACTACATGAAGCGAATTAGCTAAATCATTTATGTTTAAAATATCTACTTCATGTATGGAAGCTACTTTCATTAAATTAAAGTCATTTGTTATTACTTTAGCATCCATTTTTTTAGCAAGCTCAATAAGTTTCAAATCAACTTCTTTGATATTAGGAAAATCTATATCTGTGATTGAAAGAAGTATGTTTTTAGAAGATTTCATTTTATTTAATATTTCTAAAGCTCTTCTTCCCCTTATTCTTTTTTGAGGATCTCTTGCATCGCTTAAAAACTGCACTTCTTTTATAACAAATTCAGGAAGTATAAGAAGCCCGTCAAAAAATTTCTTTTCTGCAATATCATATATTCTTCCGTCTACTATTACAGATGTATCTAATATTTTTGCGGTTTTAGTTTTATCCTGCTTTGTAAGTTTAAACATATTTGATATGCTTGGTATGAAAGCTATAATAATACCAAAAATCAAATATCCTTCTACGAATAGAATAATTAATTTTTCATTTAATGATAAAGTTATTCCTACAGTATTAATTGTACTTATAGTTAAAAGTACAGTAATTAATGTCAAAAAGAATGCTATAAAAAAACCTAATATGATTTTAGAAGTTTTCTTTCTAATAAATAAAAACTCAAATAAAAACACCAATATTGCACTAATTATAAATACTGTTAATGTTTGATAATTAAAATGTTTCAGTATAAAATAATCCACAGCTAGTACTATACAAGATAGTACAAAATACACAACTCTCCACATAATTTCCCCTTAATTTTATATTATATGCATATTATTTTTTTAAGGAATAAACTAATATAAACAGGATAAGGTATTATTCTTTATCAGCATCTTTTTTCTTTTTTTTGCCGTTTTTAGCCGTTTCTTCTTTTTCTTTAACTACTTTTTCTTTTTCTAACGGCTTAGTCTTGAATTTTTTAGCTGACTTCTCCAAAGCATTTG
It contains:
- a CDS encoding PIN/TRAM domain-containing protein — protein: MWRVVYFVLSCIVLAVDYFILKHFNYQTLTVFIISAILVFLFEFLFIRKKTSKIILGFFIAFFLTLITVLLTISTINTVGITLSLNEKLIILFVEGYLIFGIIIAFIPSISNMFKLTKQDKTKTAKILDTSVIVDGRIYDIAEKKFFDGLLILPEFVIKEVQFLSDARDPQKRIRGRRALEILNKMKSSKNILLSITDIDFPNIKEVDLKLIELAKKMDAKVITNDFNLMKVASIHEVDILNINDLANSLHVVVLPGETINIDLIREGKDKQALGYLEDGTMIVVDNAKHLIGKNVEIEIDNVLPKEAGRVIFASLASSKPNNKKRHDNKQN